A window from Macaca thibetana thibetana isolate TM-01 chromosome 7, ASM2454274v1, whole genome shotgun sequence encodes these proteins:
- the TRMT61A gene encoding tRNA (adenine(58)-N(1))-methyltransferase catalytic subunit TRMT61A isoform X1: MSFVAYEELIKEGDTAILSLGHGAMVAVRVQRGAQTQTRHGVLRHSVDLIGRPFGSKVTCGRGGWVYVLHPTPELWTLNLPHRTQILYSTDIALITMMLELRPGSVVCESGADRQPLVLGADGEAERVAPSGKRPGLPQGAHCRWRVFPSSSMIRSSPATNECTGSGSVSHAIIRTIAPTGHLHTVEFHQQRAEKAREEFQEHRVGRWVTVRTQDVCRSGFGVSHVADAVFLDIPSPWEAVGHAWDALKVEGGRFCSFSPCIEQVQRTCQALAARGFSELSTLEVLPQVYNVRTVSLPPPDLGAGTDGPASPDTGPFRSGTPMKEAVGHTGYLTFATKTPG; this comes from the exons ATGAGCTTCGTGGCATACGAGGAGCTGATCAAGGAGGGTGACACGGCCATCCTGTCACTGGGCCATGGTGCAATGGTGGCAGTGCGTGTGCAGCGTGGGGCACAGACCCAGACCCGGCATGGTGTCCTGCGGCACTCAGTTGACCTTATCGGCCGCCCCTTCGGCTCCAAGGTGACGTGCGGCCGAGGTGGCTGGGTGTACGTGCTGCACCCCACGCCGGAGCTCTGGACGCTGAACCTGCCGCACCGCACACAGATCCTCTACTCCACAGACATCGCCCTCATCACCATGATGTTGGAGCTTCGGCCCGGCTCTGTGGTCTGTGAGTCTG GTGCTGACCGTCAACCTCTAGTTCTCGGTGCTGATGGTGAAGCAGAGAGAGTTGCCCCTTCTGGAAAGAGGCCAGGGCTACCCCAAGGAGCTCACTGTAGGTGGAGAGTGTTCCCATCCTCATCTATGATCAGATCCTCACCTGCCACCAATGAAT GCACCGGCAGTGGCTCTGTGTCCCACGCCATCATCCGCACCATTGCACCCACGGGCCACCTGCACACAGTGGAGTTCCACCAGCAGCGGGCAGAGAAGGCCCGGGAGGAGTTCCAGGAGCACCGTGTGGGCCGCTGGGTGACTGTGCGCACCCAGGATGTGTGCCGCAGCGGCTTTGGCGTGAGCCACGTGGCCGACGCCGTCTTCCTGGACATCCCGTCACCCTGGGAGGCTGTGGGCCACGCCTGGGATGCCCTCAAGGTCGAAG GTGGGCGCTTCTGCTCCTTCTCGCCATGCATCGAGCAGGTGCAGCGCACGTGCCAGGCGCTGGCGGCACGTGGCTTCTCGGAGCTGAGCACCTTGGAGGTGCTGCCACAGGTCTACAACGTGCGCACTGTCAGCCTGCCACCACCTGACCTGGGCGCAGGCACAGATGGCCCTGCCAGCCCTGACACTGGCCCCTTCCGCAGCGGCACGCCCATGAAGGAGGCCGTGGGCCACACTGGCTACCTGACCTTCGCCACCAAGACCCCAGGCTAG
- the TRMT61A gene encoding tRNA (adenine(58)-N(1))-methyltransferase catalytic subunit TRMT61A isoform X2: MSFVAYEELIKEGDTAILSLGHGAMVAVRVQRGAQTQTRHGVLRHSVDLIGRPFGSKVTCGRGGWVYVLHPTPELWTLNLPHRTQILYSTDIALITMMLELRPGSVVCESGTGSGSVSHAIIRTIAPTGHLHTVEFHQQRAEKAREEFQEHRVGRWVTVRTQDVCRSGFGVSHVADAVFLDIPSPWEAVGHAWDALKVEGGRFCSFSPCIEQVQRTCQALAARGFSELSTLEVLPQVYNVRTVSLPPPDLGAGTDGPASPDTGPFRSGTPMKEAVGHTGYLTFATKTPG, from the exons ATGAGCTTCGTGGCATACGAGGAGCTGATCAAGGAGGGTGACACGGCCATCCTGTCACTGGGCCATGGTGCAATGGTGGCAGTGCGTGTGCAGCGTGGGGCACAGACCCAGACCCGGCATGGTGTCCTGCGGCACTCAGTTGACCTTATCGGCCGCCCCTTCGGCTCCAAGGTGACGTGCGGCCGAGGTGGCTGGGTGTACGTGCTGCACCCCACGCCGGAGCTCTGGACGCTGAACCTGCCGCACCGCACACAGATCCTCTACTCCACAGACATCGCCCTCATCACCATGATGTTGGAGCTTCGGCCCGGCTCTGTGGTCTGTGAGTCTG GCACCGGCAGTGGCTCTGTGTCCCACGCCATCATCCGCACCATTGCACCCACGGGCCACCTGCACACAGTGGAGTTCCACCAGCAGCGGGCAGAGAAGGCCCGGGAGGAGTTCCAGGAGCACCGTGTGGGCCGCTGGGTGACTGTGCGCACCCAGGATGTGTGCCGCAGCGGCTTTGGCGTGAGCCACGTGGCCGACGCCGTCTTCCTGGACATCCCGTCACCCTGGGAGGCTGTGGGCCACGCCTGGGATGCCCTCAAGGTCGAAG GTGGGCGCTTCTGCTCCTTCTCGCCATGCATCGAGCAGGTGCAGCGCACGTGCCAGGCGCTGGCGGCACGTGGCTTCTCGGAGCTGAGCACCTTGGAGGTGCTGCCACAGGTCTACAACGTGCGCACTGTCAGCCTGCCACCACCTGACCTGGGCGCAGGCACAGATGGCCCTGCCAGCCCTGACACTGGCCCCTTCCGCAGCGGCACGCCCATGAAGGAGGCCGTGGGCCACACTGGCTACCTGACCTTCGCCACCAAGACCCCAGGCTAG
- the TRMT61A gene encoding tRNA (adenine(58)-N(1))-methyltransferase catalytic subunit TRMT61A isoform X3 yields the protein MSFVAYEELIKEGDTAILSLGHGAMVAVRVQRGAQTQTRHGVLRHSVDLIGRPFGSKVTCGRGGWVYVLHPTPELWTLNLPHRTQILYSTDIALITMMLELRPGSVVCESGADRQPLVLGADGEAERVAPSGKRPGLPQGAHCRWRVFPSSSMIRSSPATNECTGSGSVSHAIIRTIAPTGHLHTVEFHQQRAEKAREEFQEHRVGRWVTVRTQDVCRSGFGVSHVADAVFLDIPSPWEAVGHAWDALKVEGQAKRSPRLPWWEAAGRGCHAQAVLRVGASCSREQ from the exons ATGAGCTTCGTGGCATACGAGGAGCTGATCAAGGAGGGTGACACGGCCATCCTGTCACTGGGCCATGGTGCAATGGTGGCAGTGCGTGTGCAGCGTGGGGCACAGACCCAGACCCGGCATGGTGTCCTGCGGCACTCAGTTGACCTTATCGGCCGCCCCTTCGGCTCCAAGGTGACGTGCGGCCGAGGTGGCTGGGTGTACGTGCTGCACCCCACGCCGGAGCTCTGGACGCTGAACCTGCCGCACCGCACACAGATCCTCTACTCCACAGACATCGCCCTCATCACCATGATGTTGGAGCTTCGGCCCGGCTCTGTGGTCTGTGAGTCTG GTGCTGACCGTCAACCTCTAGTTCTCGGTGCTGATGGTGAAGCAGAGAGAGTTGCCCCTTCTGGAAAGAGGCCAGGGCTACCCCAAGGAGCTCACTGTAGGTGGAGAGTGTTCCCATCCTCATCTATGATCAGATCCTCACCTGCCACCAATGAAT GCACCGGCAGTGGCTCTGTGTCCCACGCCATCATCCGCACCATTGCACCCACGGGCCACCTGCACACAGTGGAGTTCCACCAGCAGCGGGCAGAGAAGGCCCGGGAGGAGTTCCAGGAGCACCGTGTGGGCCGCTGGGTGACTGTGCGCACCCAGGATGTGTGCCGCAGCGGCTTTGGCGTGAGCCACGTGGCCGACGCCGTCTTCCTGGACATCCCGTCACCCTGGGAGGCTGTGGGCCACGCCTGGGATGCCCTCAAGGTCGAAG GCCAGGCCAAGCGAAGCCCGCGGCTGCCCTGGTGGGAGGCGGCAGGGAGGGGCTGTCATGCTCAGGCTGTGCTTCGAGTAGGCGCCTCCTGTTCCCGGGAGCAGTGA